The proteins below are encoded in one region of Geothermobacter hydrogeniphilus:
- a CDS encoding HD domain-containing phosphohydrolase, with protein MASLKPLKRDYSALLQSYRLFLQEERPDIDFEKLCHSCHITPDSGSVDSRQMALFTSRLLNRSGNPQILRAAGRAAGRRSGLGLMQQLGLGLGGPTRLLEKLIREQAALSGQQWDIRSPGRNLLDITIPGDPSHHWSCQYHSGFLESLALLFNQRSPGLAHPRCSRRGDRHCHYQLTWDDSPAESWRRRRNRTAMLTTVSLLAVPWLPPVAAATLPPLGLAAMLAMTAFGGTLERNELRRHLQHQQATTEEVVDQANASLINLQLTREIGQAISSRSDSDDLLRAVSDILAHQLDFDRGMILLADSQRKALHYRCGFGLNAAELKRLESPLALSGRHDRTPLAPLLINKRGLLINDVRQFQDVRVHNLCRWFAGLGSRAFACCPIISDQQVIGMLALDLRTPKRLLVESDLQLLEGIAPLIGIGLQNSRLLDERSAQFQSVIQVLAASIDARDFLTAGHSVQVTEYAVGICNQLGLGSDYTDMVRIAAMLHDYGKLAVPDFILKKDGELNAEEKALIRTHPDKSREILERIPFEGIYRQIPEVVGAHHEKLDGSGYPNGLKGDEIPLGARIIAVADFFEAITSKRHYRDPMPYHEALQLLAEESLVHFDKQVVDALFCHISENKICMVDNSGDEEKKLDRRKVRVPCRTQVSCQVANRTISGTSTNLSNGGIFIASDTGLDEGNLIDVIFALPDSPDQLLKLQGRVAWNNPLGRQAQGLPEGFGLEFVNLPEETSGALNGYISRFVARKEAGLASGEILTVH; from the coding sequence ATGGCATCGCTGAAGCCATTGAAACGGGACTACTCCGCGTTGCTGCAAAGCTACCGGCTGTTCCTGCAGGAGGAACGACCGGACATCGATTTCGAAAAACTCTGTCACAGCTGCCACATTACACCGGACAGCGGCTCCGTTGACAGTCGCCAGATGGCGCTGTTCACCAGCAGGTTGCTGAACCGCAGCGGCAACCCGCAGATTCTTCGCGCTGCGGGCCGGGCTGCCGGTCGACGTTCAGGACTGGGACTGATGCAGCAGCTCGGTCTTGGACTGGGCGGCCCCACGCGACTGCTGGAAAAACTGATCCGCGAGCAGGCCGCCCTCTCCGGTCAACAATGGGACATCCGCAGTCCCGGCCGCAACCTCCTGGATATCACCATCCCCGGCGATCCGAGTCATCACTGGTCCTGCCAGTACCACAGCGGGTTTCTCGAAAGCCTGGCGCTGCTGTTCAACCAACGCTCTCCGGGACTGGCCCATCCCCGCTGCAGCCGCCGCGGAGACCGGCATTGCCACTACCAGCTGACCTGGGATGATTCGCCGGCCGAATCCTGGCGCCGGCGCCGGAACCGGACGGCAATGTTGACAACCGTTTCCCTGCTGGCCGTCCCCTGGCTGCCGCCGGTCGCCGCCGCCACCCTGCCACCGTTGGGGCTGGCCGCCATGCTGGCCATGACCGCCTTTGGCGGAACCCTGGAACGCAACGAACTGCGCCGCCACCTGCAGCATCAGCAGGCCACCACCGAAGAGGTTGTCGACCAGGCGAACGCCAGCCTGATCAACCTGCAGCTGACCCGTGAAATCGGCCAGGCGATCAGCAGCCGCAGCGACAGCGACGACCTGTTGCGGGCGGTCAGCGACATCCTCGCTCACCAACTTGACTTCGACCGCGGCATGATCCTGCTGGCCGACAGTCAGCGCAAGGCGCTGCACTACCGTTGCGGCTTCGGTCTGAACGCCGCCGAATTGAAGCGTCTGGAAAGCCCCCTGGCCCTCTCCGGCCGCCATGATCGCACCCCGCTGGCGCCGCTGCTGATCAATAAACGCGGGCTGCTGATCAATGACGTGCGTCAGTTCCAGGATGTCCGGGTCCACAACCTGTGCCGCTGGTTTGCCGGCCTCGGCAGCCGCGCCTTTGCCTGCTGTCCGATCATCAGCGACCAGCAGGTGATCGGCATGCTCGCCCTCGACCTGCGCACACCCAAACGCCTGCTGGTTGAAAGCGACCTGCAACTACTCGAAGGGATTGCCCCCCTGATCGGCATCGGCCTGCAGAATTCCCGCCTGCTGGATGAACGTTCGGCCCAGTTCCAGTCCGTCATCCAGGTGCTGGCAGCCAGCATCGACGCACGGGACTTCCTCACCGCCGGGCACTCGGTGCAGGTCACCGAGTATGCCGTCGGCATCTGCAACCAGCTCGGCCTGGGCAGCGACTATACCGACATGGTACGCATTGCGGCGATGCTGCACGACTATGGCAAACTGGCGGTTCCTGATTTCATCCTGAAGAAGGACGGCGAACTGAACGCCGAAGAGAAGGCCCTGATCCGCACCCATCCGGACAAGAGTCGCGAGATCCTGGAGCGAATCCCCTTTGAAGGCATCTACCGGCAGATTCCCGAGGTGGTCGGCGCCCATCATGAAAAACTGGACGGCAGCGGCTACCCGAACGGGCTGAAGGGTGATGAGATACCGCTGGGAGCCCGCATCATCGCGGTCGCCGATTTTTTCGAAGCGATTACCTCCAAGCGCCATTACCGTGACCCGATGCCTTATCACGAAGCGCTGCAGCTGCTGGCCGAGGAGAGCCTGGTCCACTTCGACAAGCAGGTCGTCGATGCCCTGTTCTGTCACATCAGTGAAAACAAGATCTGCATGGTCGACAACTCTGGCGATGAGGAAAAGAAACTTGACCGCCGCAAGGTGCGGGTTCCCTGCCGCACCCAGGTTTCCTGCCAGGTGGCCAACCGCACCATCTCCGGGACCAGTACCAACCTGAGCAACGGCGGCATCTTCATCGCCAGTGACACCGGTCTCGATGAGGGCAACCTGATCGACGTCATCTTCGCCCTGCCGGACAGCCCCGACCAGCTGCTCAAACTGCAGGGCCGGGTCGCCTGGAACAACCCTCTCGGCCGCCAGGCCCAGGGGCTTCCCGAAGGCTTCGGGCTCGAATTCGTCAATCTTCCGGAAGAAACCTCGGGTGCCCTCAACGGTTACATCAGCCGGTTTGTCGCCCGCAAGGAAGCGGGACTGGCCAGCGGCGAGATTCTCACCGTGCATTGA
- a CDS encoding N-acetyltransferase: MVRKAVIADAPVIHQLLNTYAGDGLMLSASLAEIYEYIRSFYVYVQQDRVVGTVRLQICWKDLAEIRSLAVAAEVAGQGIGRQLVEACLQEARDLGLPQVFALTYKVGFFTRLGFNEIDKARLPQKIWRDCIKCAKFPECDETAVSLLLSPGKPPVS; this comes from the coding sequence ATGGTCAGGAAAGCCGTTATTGCCGATGCCCCGGTTATCCACCAACTGCTCAATACCTACGCCGGTGACGGCCTGATGTTGTCGGCTTCCCTGGCGGAGATCTACGAATATATCCGCAGTTTTTATGTCTACGTGCAGCAGGATCGGGTTGTCGGCACGGTCAGGCTGCAGATCTGCTGGAAAGATCTGGCTGAGATCCGTTCCCTGGCGGTCGCCGCAGAGGTCGCCGGTCAGGGAATTGGCCGGCAACTGGTTGAAGCCTGTCTGCAGGAAGCACGCGATCTCGGTCTGCCGCAGGTTTTCGCCCTGACCTACAAGGTTGGGTTTTTCACCCGTCTCGGATTCAACGAGATCGACAAGGCGCGGCTGCCGCAGAAAATCTGGCGGGATTGTATCAAGTGCGCCAAGTTTCCTGAATGCGACGAAACGGCGGTCAGCCTGTTGCTTTCTCCGGGGAAACCACCGGTTTCTTGA
- a CDS encoding M23 family metallopeptidase yields the protein MASKRFTILVIPEGSRRVRRYYVRSGWLRSLAVAAGVAVLGVALLTYGYLRNRYDSAELARLRTTNLQQQVELARLSGELDLLNRDVVLLAQNDAQVRVMAKLTPAKTNVLSGIGGPPDADTHPRFSELQRQIDEVRQQIDLRRQSQEEIQAVLNDQRSLLASKPQGWPVKGWITSLFGMRKSPFTGRRKMHEGLDIASNTGTPVHATADGIVARAETVPGYGKLVVIDHGYGYRTYYGHNSRLYVKVGQRVRRGDRIAAVGNTGTSTGSHVHYEVRRNGVPLNPRKYL from the coding sequence TTGGCTTCCAAGCGTTTTACCATCCTGGTTATTCCCGAAGGATCCCGCCGGGTTCGCCGTTACTACGTCCGCAGTGGCTGGTTGAGGTCGCTGGCGGTCGCGGCCGGGGTGGCGGTTCTTGGGGTCGCCCTGTTGACTTACGGCTATCTGCGGAATCGCTACGATTCGGCGGAGCTGGCGCGTCTGCGCACCACCAATCTGCAGCAGCAGGTCGAACTGGCGCGGCTTTCCGGCGAACTTGACCTGCTCAACCGGGATGTTGTGCTGCTTGCGCAGAATGACGCGCAGGTCAGGGTGATGGCCAAGTTGACTCCTGCCAAAACCAACGTCCTCAGTGGCATCGGCGGACCGCCCGACGCGGATACCCATCCCCGTTTTTCCGAATTGCAGCGCCAGATCGACGAGGTGCGTCAGCAGATCGATCTCCGCCGCCAGAGCCAGGAGGAGATCCAGGCGGTCCTCAACGACCAGCGTTCCCTGTTGGCTTCGAAACCGCAGGGATGGCCGGTCAAGGGATGGATCACGTCGCTTTTCGGCATGCGTAAATCCCCCTTCACCGGGCGCCGCAAGATGCATGAAGGGCTTGATATCGCGTCAAACACCGGCACCCCGGTCCATGCCACCGCCGACGGCATCGTGGCCCGTGCCGAAACCGTACCGGGTTATGGAAAGCTGGTGGTGATCGACCACGGCTATGGTTATCGCACTTACTACGGTCATAATTCCAGGCTCTATGTCAAGGTCGGCCAACGGGTCCGGCGCGGTGATCGCATTGCCGCGGTCGGCAATACCGGCACATCCACCGGCTCGCATGTCCATTACGAGGTGCGGCGCAATGGCGTGCCGCTCAATCCCCGCAAATACCTCTGA
- the yidD gene encoding membrane protein insertion efficiency factor YidD, which translates to MIRFVALLLPLLLFCPLPAAAADWGPWEVPTHKGSSRQPEHDTSPFDQAVHFFQLYISPVDGPRCPMYPTCSAYSRQALARHGPWIGVMLTVDRLIHENDPREKRHPIRVGGRMRYADPVSNNDFWLESGHR; encoded by the coding sequence ATGATCAGGTTCGTCGCCCTGCTGCTGCCGTTGCTGCTGTTCTGTCCGTTGCCGGCCGCTGCCGCCGACTGGGGGCCCTGGGAAGTTCCGACACACAAGGGTTCCTCCCGACAGCCGGAGCATGACACCTCCCCTTTCGACCAGGCGGTGCATTTCTTTCAGCTCTACATCTCTCCGGTCGACGGCCCCCGCTGTCCGATGTACCCGACCTGTTCGGCCTATTCGCGCCAGGCGCTGGCCAGGCACGGGCCGTGGATCGGTGTCATGCTCACCGTCGATCGGCTGATCCATGAAAACGACCCGCGGGAAAAACGGCATCCGATCCGGGTCGGCGGCCGGATGCGTTATGCCGACCCGGTCAGCAACAATGATTTCTGGCTGGAATCCGGGCACCGGTGA
- the secA gene encoding preprotein translocase subunit SecA — protein MIGALVKKVVGSKNERTIKKMQPQVDLINSLEPQMQALDDEQLRGKTAEFRQRLEQGEPLDDLLPEAFAVVREAAVRVLGMRHFDVQLVGGMVLHQGKIAEMKTGEGKTLVATLPSYLNALTGRGVHVVTVNDYLAKRDSEWMGQVHRFLGLKVGCIVHGLNEKQRQEAYGCDVTYGTNNEFGFDYLRDNMKFALEDYVQREHHFAIVDEVDSILIDEARTPLIISGPSETSSELYYSVNRIIPSLKKGEMIEHRDGKIGQSVKEYTGDYTVDEKAKAASLTEEGVAKVEKLLGVDNLYEPGNIEILHHVNQALKAHALFKRDVDYVVKDGEVQIVDEFTGRLMPGRRWSDGLHQAVEAKEGVKIESENQTLATITFQNYFRMYEKLSGMTGTADTEAAEFQEIYKLDVVVVPTNRPMQRKDQPDVIYKTEKDKFNAVVEDIRRCHEKGQPVLVGTISIENSERLHELLKKKGVPHNVLNAKHHEQEAFIVAQAGRKGAVTIATNMAGRGTDIVLGGNPEMLARRQAQDAEDFEQAFAEALEHFKPICAAEREAVLAAGGLYILGTERHESRRIDNQLRGRSGRQGDPGESRFYLGLDDDLLRIFGSERVAYVMDKLKIPEGEPIEHGMISKAIENAQKKVEAHNFEIRKHLIEYDDVMNRQREVIYQQRREVLAGENIRETVDGIVTEMVQDMIDTFCPDKVPAADWNWKSLIDDCHAQFFLRPTLPEPTPDLTREQLEEVLIEQARQRLDEKRDDFTPPVFDHLMKVLLLQSIDSQWKDHLLSIDYLKEGIGLRGYGQKNPKEEYKREAYELFMEMMGRIRQEVVQKLFRVQLVREEEVEKMEQEERQQRLAIGRTGGPAPAARTPKVNPEKIGRNEPCPCGSGKKYKKCCG, from the coding sequence ATGATTGGCGCTTTGGTTAAAAAGGTGGTCGGCAGCAAGAATGAACGGACGATCAAGAAGATGCAGCCGCAGGTCGACCTGATCAACAGTCTCGAACCGCAGATGCAGGCTCTCGACGATGAACAGCTGCGGGGCAAGACGGCGGAGTTCAGGCAGCGGCTGGAGCAGGGAGAGCCCCTCGACGATCTGCTGCCGGAGGCCTTCGCCGTGGTTCGCGAGGCCGCGGTAAGGGTCCTCGGGATGCGTCACTTTGATGTTCAGCTGGTCGGCGGCATGGTGCTGCATCAGGGCAAGATCGCCGAAATGAAAACCGGTGAAGGCAAGACCCTGGTGGCCACCCTGCCGAGTTACCTCAATGCCCTGACCGGCAGGGGAGTCCATGTTGTCACGGTCAACGATTACCTGGCGAAACGTGACTCCGAATGGATGGGCCAGGTCCACCGTTTTCTCGGTCTCAAGGTCGGCTGTATTGTTCACGGTCTCAATGAGAAGCAGCGCCAGGAAGCCTATGGCTGTGATGTCACCTACGGCACCAACAACGAGTTCGGGTTCGACTATCTGCGTGACAATATGAAGTTCGCCCTGGAGGATTATGTCCAGCGCGAGCACCATTTTGCTATTGTCGATGAGGTCGACTCGATTCTGATCGATGAGGCGAGGACACCGCTGATCATCTCCGGACCGTCCGAGACGTCGAGCGAACTCTACTACAGCGTCAACCGCATCATCCCGAGTCTCAAGAAGGGCGAGATGATCGAGCACCGCGACGGCAAGATCGGTCAGTCGGTCAAAGAGTACACCGGTGATTACACCGTTGATGAAAAAGCCAAGGCCGCTTCGTTGACTGAAGAGGGGGTCGCCAAGGTCGAAAAACTGCTCGGGGTCGACAACCTCTACGAGCCGGGCAATATCGAAATCCTTCACCATGTCAATCAGGCCCTCAAGGCGCACGCGCTCTTCAAACGGGATGTCGACTATGTGGTCAAGGACGGTGAAGTGCAGATCGTCGACGAGTTCACCGGACGACTGATGCCGGGAAGGCGCTGGAGCGATGGTCTGCACCAGGCGGTGGAAGCCAAGGAGGGGGTGAAGATCGAGAGCGAGAACCAGACCCTGGCGACCATCACCTTCCAGAACTATTTCCGGATGTATGAAAAGCTCTCCGGGATGACCGGTACCGCCGACACCGAAGCGGCCGAGTTTCAGGAGATCTACAAGCTCGACGTGGTGGTGGTCCCGACCAACCGGCCGATGCAGCGCAAGGACCAGCCGGATGTCATCTACAAGACCGAGAAGGACAAGTTCAACGCGGTGGTGGAGGATATCAGGCGTTGTCATGAAAAGGGGCAGCCGGTGCTGGTCGGTACGATTTCGATCGAGAACTCCGAGCGTCTTCACGAACTGCTGAAAAAGAAGGGCGTGCCGCACAATGTTCTCAACGCCAAGCATCACGAACAGGAGGCGTTCATTGTCGCCCAGGCGGGCCGCAAGGGGGCGGTGACCATCGCCACCAATATGGCGGGCCGCGGTACCGATATCGTTCTCGGCGGCAACCCGGAGATGCTCGCCCGCCGTCAGGCCCAGGACGCCGAGGATTTCGAGCAGGCCTTTGCCGAAGCGCTGGAGCATTTCAAGCCGATCTGCGCCGCGGAAAGAGAAGCGGTCCTCGCTGCCGGCGGTCTCTATATCCTCGGTACCGAACGCCATGAGTCGCGCCGTATCGACAACCAGTTGCGCGGCCGTTCGGGTCGCCAGGGCGACCCGGGGGAAAGCCGTTTCTATCTCGGCCTCGATGACGATCTGTTGCGCATTTTCGGTTCCGAGCGGGTTGCCTACGTGATGGACAAGCTGAAGATCCCCGAGGGCGAGCCGATCGAGCACGGCATGATTTCCAAGGCGATCGAGAATGCGCAGAAGAAGGTCGAGGCGCACAACTTCGAGATCCGGAAACACCTGATCGAATATGACGATGTCATGAATCGCCAGCGCGAGGTGATCTATCAGCAGCGTCGCGAGGTGCTGGCCGGCGAGAATATCCGTGAAACGGTCGACGGCATCGTTACCGAGATGGTGCAGGATATGATCGACACTTTCTGCCCGGACAAGGTTCCGGCGGCCGACTGGAACTGGAAAAGCCTGATCGACGACTGCCACGCCCAGTTCTTCCTCCGGCCGACCCTGCCCGAGCCGACTCCCGACCTGACCCGTGAACAGCTCGAAGAAGTCCTGATCGAGCAGGCCCGCCAGCGCCTTGATGAAAAGCGCGATGATTTCACGCCGCCGGTTTTCGATCACCTGATGAAGGTTCTGCTGCTGCAGTCGATTGACAGCCAGTGGAAGGACCACCTGCTGTCCATCGATTACCTGAAGGAAGGTATCGGGCTGCGCGGTTACGGGCAGAAGAATCCCAAGGAAGAGTACAAGCGGGAAGCCTACGAGCTGTTCATGGAGATGATGGGGCGGATCCGCCAGGAAGTGGTGCAGAAACTCTTCCGTGTGCAGCTGGTGCGCGAAGAGGAAGTCGAGAAGATGGAGCAGGAAGAGCGCCAGCAGCGTCTCGCCATCGGTCGCACGGGCGGTCCGGCGCCGGCGGCGAGAACGCCGAAAGTCAACCCGGAGAAGATCGGCCGCAACGAGCCCTGTCCCTGCGGCAGCGGCAAGAAATATAAGAAATGTTGCGGCTGA
- the recN gene encoding DNA repair protein RecN, which translates to MLTELIIRNFAIIDRLEVSFGPGFNVLTGETGAGKSIIIDAVGLLLGDRARPEVIRTGAEEATVEGLFDLSGLTVVKDRLAKGGFEAADELLIKRVVSRSGKNRIFLNGSLSRLSQLQDIAAGLVNIYGQHEHQRLQKTDTHLKFLDRFAGLEKELAAYTDLYNRVVALQQRLEGIDQGERDRRQRIDFLSFQQREIAAAALQPGEDEELERERLLLQHGEKLTLATGGGYEQLYGRKGAVCEILDRVAADLEGLATVDPQLGELAGTVRGSLYQLEDVAVQLRGFADRLNFEPGRQNEVEERLAQIAALKRKYAPTIEEILAGLVRIEAELAELTDADSTREGLLAQLTEARQALQKAGDGLSRKRQAAARKLASGVMRELADLALPKARFECHFIALEEPGPFGLERMEFYLAPNPGEDMRPLAWIASGGELSRIMLAIKRIAPDADGVSTLIFDEVDAGIGGAAASSVGAKLQQVADSAQVLCITHLPQVAAFGDAHYRVEKMVDNGRTFTALVALKGETRVREMARMLGGARITERTLEHAREMIESGQNPAGKG; encoded by the coding sequence ATGCTGACGGAATTGATCATCCGCAACTTTGCCATTATCGACCGGCTTGAGGTCAGTTTCGGTCCCGGCTTCAATGTCCTCACCGGGGAGACCGGCGCGGGGAAGTCGATCATCATTGATGCCGTCGGCCTGCTGCTGGGGGATCGTGCCCGACCGGAAGTGATCCGCACCGGGGCCGAGGAGGCGACGGTCGAGGGCCTGTTCGATTTAAGCGGACTGACCGTGGTCAAGGACAGATTGGCAAAAGGCGGGTTTGAGGCTGCGGACGAATTGTTGATCAAGCGGGTGGTCAGCCGATCCGGTAAAAACCGGATTTTTCTCAACGGTTCTCTCTCCCGGCTGTCCCAACTGCAGGACATTGCCGCCGGCCTGGTCAATATTTACGGCCAGCATGAACACCAGCGGCTGCAGAAGACCGATACCCACCTGAAATTTCTCGATCGTTTTGCCGGCCTGGAAAAGGAGCTTGCCGCTTACACCGACCTGTACAACCGGGTTGTCGCCTTGCAGCAGCGCCTTGAAGGGATCGACCAGGGAGAGCGGGACCGGCGGCAACGCATCGATTTCCTCAGTTTTCAGCAGCGCGAAATAGCCGCGGCCGCGCTGCAGCCGGGTGAAGATGAAGAGCTGGAGCGGGAACGACTGCTGCTGCAGCATGGTGAAAAGCTGACACTGGCCACCGGGGGCGGCTACGAACAGCTCTATGGCCGCAAGGGGGCGGTCTGTGAAATCCTCGACCGGGTCGCTGCCGATCTCGAGGGCCTGGCAACGGTTGATCCCCAGCTGGGAGAACTGGCGGGCACGGTTCGCGGCAGCCTCTATCAGCTCGAGGATGTTGCCGTCCAGCTGCGCGGTTTTGCCGATCGTCTCAATTTCGAACCGGGACGTCAGAATGAGGTCGAAGAAAGGCTTGCCCAGATCGCGGCGCTGAAACGCAAGTACGCACCGACCATCGAGGAGATCCTGGCCGGTCTGGTCCGTATCGAAGCCGAGTTGGCCGAACTGACCGATGCCGACTCGACCCGTGAGGGATTGCTCGCCCAACTGACGGAGGCGCGTCAGGCTCTGCAGAAGGCCGGGGACGGGCTCTCCCGCAAACGTCAGGCGGCAGCCCGAAAACTGGCTTCAGGGGTGATGCGCGAACTGGCCGACCTGGCATTGCCGAAGGCCCGGTTCGAGTGTCATTTCATTGCCCTTGAAGAGCCGGGGCCGTTCGGCCTGGAGCGGATGGAGTTCTATCTGGCACCGAATCCCGGGGAGGATATGCGGCCCCTGGCCTGGATCGCTTCGGGGGGCGAACTGTCACGCATCATGCTGGCGATCAAGCGTATCGCGCCGGATGCCGATGGTGTCTCGACACTGATTTTCGACGAGGTCGATGCCGGCATCGGTGGCGCTGCGGCGAGTAGTGTCGGGGCCAAGCTGCAGCAGGTCGCCGATTCGGCCCAGGTGTTGTGCATTACCCATCTGCCGCAGGTCGCCGCTTTCGGGGATGCTCATTATCGTGTTGAGAAGATGGTTGACAATGGCCGGACCTTCACCGCCCTGGTCGCCTTGAAGGGCGAAACCCGGGTGAGGGAAATGGCCCGCATGCTCGGCGGCGCCCGGATCACCGAGCGCACCCTCGAACATGCACGGGAAATGATCGAGAGCGGTCAGAACCCGGCAGGAAAGGGTTGA
- a CDS encoding replication-associated recombination protein A, with protein MDLFEQAPAGGTPLAERLRPRNLDEVVGQQHLLGPGRLLRQLISSDRISSLILWGPPGVGKTTLAQVIANSTSSRFVFFSAVLQGVKEIREIVAGAREERAFHDRRTVLFVDEIHRFNKAQQDAFLPYVEKGDIILIGATTENPSFEVNAALLSRSRVFTLEPLPEEEIGKLLDRALEDPRGLGGQGYSLTEEAKELLCRQADGDARTALNALETAAAVGCREIDAATVQQAMQTRTLRYDKGAEEHYNVISAFIKSVRGSDPDAALYWLARMLEAGEDPLFIARRLVILASEDIGNADPRGLQLAIAAQQAVHFIGLPEGRIPLAQATTYLAAAPKSNAAYAGIKAAQAEVRKSGSLPVPLHIRNAPTGLMKQLGYGAGYQYAHNDPQGIVTQSHLPEQLAGSRYYQPTDHGFEKTIGERLAWLEQLKNNRATDEKSS; from the coding sequence ATGGATCTGTTCGAACAGGCACCCGCCGGCGGCACGCCGCTGGCTGAACGGCTGCGGCCCCGCAACCTCGATGAAGTGGTCGGTCAACAACACCTGCTCGGCCCCGGCAGACTGCTGCGCCAACTGATCAGCAGCGACCGGATCAGTTCCCTGATCCTCTGGGGCCCTCCGGGGGTCGGCAAGACCACTCTCGCCCAGGTGATCGCCAACAGCACCAGCAGCCGCTTCGTCTTTTTCTCCGCGGTCCTGCAGGGCGTCAAGGAGATCCGGGAGATCGTCGCCGGGGCCCGCGAAGAGCGTGCCTTTCACGATCGGCGGACAGTGCTGTTCGTCGACGAGATCCACCGTTTCAACAAGGCACAGCAGGACGCCTTTCTCCCCTATGTCGAAAAGGGTGATATCATCCTCATCGGTGCCACCACCGAAAATCCTTCCTTCGAAGTCAACGCCGCCCTGCTCTCGCGCTCCCGGGTTTTCACCCTCGAACCGCTCCCTGAAGAAGAGATCGGCAAACTGCTCGACCGGGCCCTCGAAGACCCGCGCGGCCTCGGCGGCCAGGGATACAGTCTGACCGAAGAGGCGAAGGAGCTGCTTTGCCGCCAGGCCGACGGTGACGCGCGCACGGCCCTCAACGCGCTCGAAACGGCGGCCGCCGTCGGCTGCCGGGAAATCGACGCGGCAACCGTGCAGCAGGCGATGCAGACCCGAACCCTGCGTTACGACAAGGGAGCCGAAGAACACTACAACGTCATCTCGGCCTTCATCAAGAGCGTCCGCGGCTCCGACCCGGATGCCGCCCTCTACTGGCTGGCACGCATGCTCGAAGCGGGGGAAGATCCCCTTTTCATCGCGCGGCGCCTGGTCATTCTTGCCAGCGAGGATATCGGCAACGCTGATCCGCGCGGCCTGCAGCTGGCAATCGCCGCCCAGCAGGCGGTCCACTTCATCGGCCTGCCCGAAGGACGCATCCCGCTGGCCCAGGCAACCACCTACCTGGCCGCCGCGCCGAAAAGCAATGCCGCCTACGCCGGCATCAAAGCGGCTCAGGCCGAAGTCCGAAAAAGCGGTTCTCTGCCGGTCCCCCTGCATATCCGCAACGCCCCGACCGGGTTGATGAAGCAGCTCGGCTACGGCGCGGGATACCAGTATGCCCACAACGATCCACAGGGGATCGTGACACAAAGCCATCTGCCCGAGCAACTTGCCGGCAGCCGCTACTACCAGCCGACCGATCATGGCTTTGAAAAAACCATCGGCGAACGACTCGCCTGGCTTGAGCAACTGAAAAATAACCGCGCGACGGACGAGAAATCCTCATGA
- a CDS encoding NAD(+)/NADH kinase yields MKRIGIYAKRNHPDAVQLARNVCHHLRQRKVEVYLDEPLAEDMGESQGYPGGSIPALVDLVIVLGGDGTLISVARLVGELRVPILGVNLGRLGFLTEITRDELFPVLDRVIRGDFDVSNRLMLEAVVRRGDKVAGRFRMLNDVVINKGALARIIDMETSVNEDYLTTFRADGLIIATPTGTTAYNLAAGGPIIYPGIHCLVVTPICPHMLTNRPIIVSDEALVRVEVKFQDEEVMLTADGQVGMPLVGGDVVEVRKSPHTTLLIKSPHRDYFEVLRAKLHWGQR; encoded by the coding sequence ATGAAACGGATCGGTATCTACGCCAAACGCAACCATCCCGACGCGGTGCAGTTGGCCCGCAATGTCTGTCACCATCTGCGGCAGCGTAAGGTCGAGGTTTACCTCGATGAGCCGCTGGCCGAAGATATGGGCGAGTCGCAGGGCTACCCGGGGGGGTCGATTCCCGCCCTGGTCGACCTGGTGATCGTCCTCGGTGGCGATGGTACCCTGATTTCAGTGGCGCGGTTGGTCGGCGAGCTGCGGGTGCCGATCCTCGGGGTTAACCTCGGCCGTCTCGGCTTTCTGACCGAAATCACCCGGGACGAGCTCTTTCCGGTGCTGGACCGGGTGATCCGCGGGGATTTCGATGTCTCGAACCGGTTGATGCTCGAAGCGGTGGTGCGACGCGGCGACAAGGTCGCCGGCCGTTTCCGGATGCTCAACGACGTGGTCATCAACAAGGGGGCGCTGGCGCGGATCATCGACATGGAGACCAGCGTCAACGAGGACTACCTGACCACCTTTCGTGCCGACGGTCTGATTATCGCCACGCCTACCGGCACCACGGCCTATAACCTTGCCGCCGGCGGTCCGATCATCTACCCCGGGATCCATTGCCTGGTGGTGACGCCGATCTGTCCCCACATGCTGACCAACCGCCCGATCATCGTCTCCGATGAAGCCCTGGTTCGGGTCGAGGTCAAGTTCCAGGATGAAGAGGTGATGCTGACCGCCGACGGTCAGGTCGGGATGCCGCTGGTCGGCGGCGATGTTGTCGAGGTGCGGAAATCACCCCACACCACGCTGCTGATCAAGAGTCCGCATCGTGATTATTTCGAGGTGTTGCGCGCCAAGCTGCATTGGGGCCAGCGTTGA